The Treponema pectinovorum genome includes a window with the following:
- a CDS encoding glutamine synthetase family protein: MYSKSEVIDYINEEDVKFIRLAYIDFSGKQKNVSILAGELERAFSEGISFDASAIEGFQDSATSDLFLHPDPSTLSLIPWRPTSGKVVRMFCDIKYPDGKPYEKDCRYLLKQAVKKAKEEYSLEFKFGTEFEFYLFRFNEANYPSVPFDDAGYMDISPDDKGENIRREINFTLEQMGITPELSHHEAGPGQNEIDFRSSNAQTAADNASTFKWVVRTKAESNGLYADFSPKPLPKKPGNGLHINISVNRAEKMPQILAGILEHLSELTYFLNSSDNSYARIKSPKVPKIISWGVQNRSCVIRVPSKNQNERIQLRSPDSTCNIYLAFTLLIYAALDGIENDYPLPEPVKENLFQSKNESDEAFIKRTAKFKTIPQSLDQAKDIAKKSEFIRRYIKF, translated from the coding sequence ATGTATTCAAAATCCGAAGTAATCGATTATATAAACGAAGAAGATGTAAAATTTATTCGCCTTGCATATATCGATTTTTCTGGCAAACAAAAAAATGTTTCGATTTTGGCAGGAGAATTAGAGAGAGCGTTTAGCGAAGGAATTTCTTTTGACGCTTCCGCAATCGAAGGTTTTCAGGATTCTGCAACTTCTGATCTTTTTTTGCATCCTGACCCTTCAACGCTTTCTTTAATTCCGTGGAGGCCGACTTCTGGCAAAGTTGTGCGAATGTTTTGCGACATAAAATATCCAGACGGAAAGCCTTACGAAAAAGATTGCCGCTATCTTTTAAAACAAGCCGTAAAAAAAGCAAAAGAAGAATATTCTCTCGAATTTAAATTTGGAACAGAATTTGAATTTTATCTATTTAGATTTAACGAAGCTAACTATCCATCAGTTCCTTTTGATGATGCGGGTTATATGGATATTTCACCAGATGACAAGGGTGAAAACATAAGGCGCGAGATAAATTTTACGCTCGAACAGATGGGAATCACCCCAGAATTGAGTCATCACGAAGCAGGGCCTGGTCAAAACGAAATTGATTTTCGCTCATCGAATGCACAAACCGCAGCAGATAACGCTTCAACTTTTAAATGGGTTGTGCGCACAAAAGCAGAATCAAATGGGCTTTATGCAGATTTTTCGCCAAAACCGCTACCAAAAAAGCCAGGCAACGGCTTACACATAAACATCAGTGTCAACAGAGCCGAAAAAATGCCTCAAATTCTTGCAGGAATTTTAGAGCATTTAAGCGAATTGACATATTTTTTAAATAGTTCCGACAATTCGTATGCGAGGATAAAAAGTCCAAAAGTGCCAAAAATTATTTCATGGGGCGTTCAAAATCGTTCTTGCGTTATAAGAGTACCGTCAAAAAATCAAAACGAGAGAATTCAACTGCGTTCTCCAGATAGCACCTGCAATATATATCTGGCATTCACGCTTTTAATATATGCCGCTCTAGATGGAATAGAAAACGACTATCCGTTACCAGAACCTGTAAAAGAAAATCTTTTTCAAAGCAAAAACGAAAGCGATGAAGCTTTTATAAAAAGGACTGCAAAATTTAAAACGATTCCACAATCGCTTGACCAGGCAAAAGATATTGCAAAAAAAAGTGAATTTATCCGCAGATATATAAAATTTTAA
- a CDS encoding O-acetylhomoserine aminocarboxypropyltransferase/cysteine synthase family protein, which translates to MEIETKCLHSGYEPKNGEPRMLPIIQSTTFKYDSSEEMGNLFDLKASGYFYSRLQNPTCDMVAAKIAALEGGTAAMLTGSGQAANFLSIFNIATQGDHVVASSAIYGGSYNLFNVTMRKMGIDFTFVNPDCTEEELSNAFKPNTKAVFGETVANPSLIVLDIEKFAKVAHSHGVPLIVDNTFATPINCRPFEFGADIVTHSTTKYLDGHDATVGGVIVDSGKFDWLAHKDKFPELCTPDESYHGITYAEQFGNAGAFITKATAQLMRDLGTVQSPMNAFMLNLGIESLPVRMERHCANAQKIAEFLEKNEKVAWVNFTGLASNKYYERAKKYLPNGSCGVISFGLKGGRATAEKFMSCLKLGMIATHVADARTCCLHPASSTHRQLSEDELKAAGVQSDLIRLSIGLENVDDLIKDFTNALSSI; encoded by the coding sequence ATGGAAATTGAAACAAAATGCCTCCATTCAGGGTATGAGCCAAAAAACGGTGAGCCTCGCATGTTGCCAATAATTCAAAGCACTACTTTTAAATACGACTCCAGCGAAGAAATGGGAAATCTGTTTGATTTAAAAGCGAGCGGTTATTTTTATTCACGCTTGCAAAACCCAACCTGCGATATGGTTGCCGCAAAAATTGCAGCCCTCGAAGGCGGAACTGCGGCAATGCTGACAGGTTCTGGCCAAGCGGCGAATTTTCTTTCAATTTTCAATATCGCAACGCAAGGCGATCATGTTGTTGCCTCGTCTGCAATCTACGGTGGAAGTTACAATCTTTTTAACGTTACAATGCGCAAAATGGGAATAGATTTTACCTTTGTAAATCCAGATTGCACAGAAGAAGAACTTTCTAATGCGTTTAAACCAAATACAAAGGCAGTTTTTGGCGAAACAGTGGCAAATCCTTCTCTTATTGTCTTAGATATAGAAAAATTTGCAAAAGTCGCACATTCACACGGAGTCCCACTAATTGTGGACAATACTTTTGCGACTCCCATAAATTGTCGTCCTTTTGAATTTGGGGCAGATATAGTAACGCATTCCACTACAAAATATCTGGACGGCCACGATGCAACTGTAGGAGGAGTTATAGTCGATAGCGGAAAATTTGATTGGCTTGCACACAAAGATAAATTTCCGGAGCTTTGCACTCCAGACGAAAGTTACCACGGAATAACTTATGCAGAACAGTTTGGCAACGCAGGCGCATTCATAACAAAGGCCACTGCGCAGTTGATGAGAGATTTGGGAACGGTTCAATCTCCAATGAATGCATTTATGTTGAACCTTGGAATTGAATCGCTTCCAGTAAGGATGGAAAGGCACTGTGCAAACGCACAAAAGATTGCAGAATTTTTAGAAAAAAATGAAAAAGTTGCATGGGTAAATTTTACAGGACTTGCTTCTAACAAATATTATGAGCGCGCAAAAAAATATCTTCCAAATGGCAGTTGTGGAGTTATAAGTTTTGGTCTAAAAGGTGGCAGAGCCACTGCGGAAAAATTCATGTCATGTCTAAAATTGGGAATGATAGCAACCCACGTTGCAGACGCGAGAACTTGTTGTTTACATCCTGCAAGTTCAACCCACAGGCAACTTTCGGAAGACGAATTAAAAGCGGCTGGAGTACAATCGGATTTGATAAGGCTTTCTATTGGATTAGAAAATGTAGACGATTTGATAAAAGATTTTACAAATGCTCTAAGCTCAATTTAA
- a CDS encoding EAL domain-containing protein translates to MKKMNKKDAVQAKTIEKDYLTGLYTRGQFLEMLEQCRIFVLCNSQNSKDSPSCVLIYFNVSKFKLLNSTFGLAAGDECLKNIAKILKETFETDFISHFFSDHFVVFFECFDQNVLLQKIEQAHSKVLALHNNFKLKLSAGIFYYDGSLEASLSCDLAKIACDEIKKKEGKSFYNIYSEKLKSELELKKYIQDNIDKAVTFDYIQVYFQPIIRTLSGKLCSMEALARWQDPVKGYLSPTTFVPALEENSLTYKLDYYVIEKVAKLLRARLDKGLECVPVSVNLCRCDFDVSSPFEQIEKIFSHYNLPHEYLCVEITESAIMENPDAIRSEIEKLRRSGYEVWMDDFGSSYSSLNILKDFYFDLIKIDMEFLTDFNERSKNLISSIVDMAKKLGLHTLAEGVEKADQVEFLKRVGCERIQGNFFDRPQSEHNFWYHLNQKNITTETEVFRSFYDKVGEINFLTENSLGLFEDYGKTVKEVFINETYRKNLADVGYTEDKITEKVMKNTSSFIVQKIRNTANLAAVTHSEENIDFVFNERFFKIKIKLVAECKECRMFQANIYSSELDITKEHVSELDLTFRNLILNYDSIYLFNCEDNSVQIIYSNGIQENDDSNQNEILKMAKYVYWKDRERFLLFHTFEYISYVLNRTGKESFSEEFRIKQKAGNFESITYTIISLPEKNGKKYLIGSKLSTLYKEAHKDKIEDEVAQSSYLYFENAISSKILQHTQKSLTEVFTHDTNLWNALLEQSNIKFFWKDLNRRFVGASRAFLDYYGFSHLREILGKTDEDLGWYLDDEPFRNDELRVLQNGEVLLEVPGQNVIQGIVHNISSTKFPVYEEGKICGLLGYFVDNDKILSGDENIADSPSVDSSTGFMTTRGFLISILELYDNYLLHNQNFAVGVMEIPSYTGFYKIYGREAAEELAKTIADKMRKYFDKGTIFARLQLDRFAICKKNENDVKKIKDKIAACASSIRDIHEVSGKKCLLHVSYGQVLGSEANSAIQLAEILIGRMNAMQKKSWDFSSQTINSQIKEFKMFFDTVRIISIPCRNVVSFKEDGTLVEVEQNCCTIWQREKKCTNCTSAKAMAIEGNASKIEILGKNIFFVNSQYARIDGNPYIIELIVKLEGLQFSGYDEKAKFFDKLSAFSDEIYIDSLTKVKNRKYYDEQVSALPFTAVAFLDMNKFKDINDTFGHREGDRVLHDVALAIKNSVRDSDIVCRYGGDEFVVCFNNISRETLKDRLEDIQQNVGKVTYGKDGKTCCSIGIGACYGTDKADNLVLKADEALYNSKSLDKIVIV, encoded by the coding sequence ATGAAAAAAATGAATAAAAAAGATGCTGTGCAGGCAAAAACAATAGAAAAGGATTATCTCACTGGTTTATACACGAGAGGGCAATTTTTAGAAATGCTCGAGCAGTGCAGAATTTTTGTTTTGTGCAACAGCCAAAATTCAAAGGATTCACCTTCGTGTGTTTTAATTTATTTTAATGTTTCAAAATTCAAACTGCTAAATTCAACTTTTGGACTTGCCGCTGGCGATGAATGTCTTAAAAATATCGCAAAAATTTTAAAAGAAACCTTTGAAACGGATTTTATCTCGCATTTTTTTAGCGATCATTTTGTAGTTTTTTTTGAATGTTTTGACCAAAATGTTCTTCTGCAAAAAATTGAACAAGCGCATTCTAAAGTTCTTGCTTTGCACAATAATTTTAAACTCAAATTGAGTGCAGGCATTTTTTATTATGACGGAAGTTTAGAAGCAAGCCTTTCCTGCGATCTTGCAAAAATCGCGTGCGATGAAATAAAGAAAAAAGAAGGCAAATCTTTTTACAACATATATTCAGAAAAATTAAAAAGCGAACTTGAGTTAAAAAAGTATATTCAAGACAACATCGATAAAGCGGTAACCTTTGACTATATTCAAGTTTATTTTCAGCCGATTATAAGGACTTTGAGTGGCAAACTTTGTAGCATGGAAGCACTCGCTCGCTGGCAAGATCCTGTAAAAGGTTATCTTTCGCCAACGACTTTTGTGCCAGCGCTGGAAGAAAATTCGCTTACATATAAATTGGACTACTATGTTATAGAAAAAGTAGCAAAACTTTTAAGAGCGCGCTTAGACAAAGGGCTGGAATGTGTGCCAGTTTCTGTAAATCTTTGTAGGTGCGATTTTGACGTTTCTTCGCCGTTTGAACAAATTGAAAAGATTTTTTCGCATTATAATTTGCCTCACGAGTATCTTTGCGTCGAAATTACAGAATCCGCAATAATGGAAAATCCCGATGCGATAAGGAGCGAGATTGAAAAATTGCGTCGCTCTGGCTATGAAGTTTGGATGGACGATTTTGGAAGTTCGTATTCTTCGCTCAATATTTTAAAAGATTTTTATTTTGATTTGATAAAAATCGATATGGAATTTTTGACGGATTTTAATGAGCGCTCAAAAAATCTTATTTCTTCAATCGTCGACATGGCAAAAAAACTCGGTTTACACACGCTTGCAGAAGGCGTTGAAAAAGCGGATCAAGTTGAGTTTTTAAAGCGGGTTGGATGCGAGCGAATTCAAGGGAATTTTTTTGACAGACCTCAATCGGAACACAATTTTTGGTATCACTTAAATCAAAAAAACATAACTACAGAAACAGAAGTTTTCCGTTCATTTTATGATAAAGTTGGCGAAATCAATTTTTTAACAGAAAATTCGCTTGGGCTTTTTGAAGATTATGGAAAAACTGTAAAGGAAGTTTTTATCAACGAAACCTATCGAAAAAATCTTGCGGATGTAGGTTATACAGAAGATAAAATAACAGAAAAGGTTATGAAAAATACTTCGTCGTTTATTGTGCAAAAGATACGCAATACCGCAAATTTGGCAGCAGTAACTCATAGTGAAGAAAACATAGATTTTGTTTTTAACGAACGATTTTTTAAGATAAAAATTAAGCTTGTTGCAGAATGCAAAGAATGCAGAATGTTTCAAGCAAATATTTATTCAAGCGAATTGGATATAACAAAAGAGCATGTTTCTGAATTGGATTTGACTTTTAGAAATTTAATATTGAATTACGACAGTATTTATCTATTCAACTGCGAAGATAATTCGGTTCAAATCATATACTCGAATGGAATTCAGGAAAACGACGACTCAAATCAAAATGAAATTTTAAAAATGGCGAAGTATGTCTATTGGAAAGATAGAGAGCGTTTTTTATTGTTCCATACTTTTGAATATATATCTTATGTCCTTAATAGAACTGGCAAAGAAAGTTTTTCTGAAGAATTTAGGATAAAACAAAAAGCTGGCAATTTTGAATCGATAACCTATACAATAATCTCGCTTCCAGAAAAAAATGGAAAAAAATATCTTATAGGTTCAAAACTTTCTACTCTTTATAAAGAAGCCCATAAAGACAAAATTGAAGATGAAGTCGCCCAATCTTCTTATTTGTATTTTGAAAATGCAATAAGTTCAAAAATTTTGCAACATACGCAAAAATCATTAACAGAGGTTTTTACTCACGATACAAATCTTTGGAATGCTCTTTTGGAACAATCAAATATAAAATTTTTCTGGAAAGATTTGAACAGACGTTTTGTTGGTGCCAGTAGAGCATTTTTAGACTATTATGGTTTTTCTCATTTAAGAGAAATTTTAGGCAAAACCGATGAAGATTTAGGCTGGTATTTGGATGATGAGCCATTTAGAAACGATGAACTTCGAGTTCTTCAAAATGGCGAAGTGCTTTTAGAAGTTCCTGGTCAAAACGTAATTCAAGGAATTGTTCATAATATATCATCTACAAAATTTCCAGTTTACGAAGAAGGTAAAATTTGCGGTCTTTTGGGATATTTTGTAGATAACGATAAAATCTTGTCTGGAGATGAAAATATTGCAGATTCTCCTTCTGTGGATTCTTCGACAGGTTTTATGACAACAAGAGGTTTCTTAATTTCAATCTTGGAACTTTACGATAATTATCTATTGCATAATCAAAATTTTGCTGTAGGCGTTATGGAAATTCCTTCGTATACAGGTTTTTATAAAATCTATGGAAGAGAAGCCGCAGAAGAACTTGCAAAAACAATAGCCGATAAAATGCGAAAATATTTTGATAAGGGAACCATTTTTGCTCGTTTGCAACTAGATAGATTTGCAATCTGTAAGAAAAATGAAAACGATGTAAAAAAGATAAAAGATAAAATCGCCGCCTGTGCAAGTTCAATAAGAGATATTCATGAAGTAAGCGGAAAAAAATGCCTTTTGCATGTTAGCTATGGTCAAGTTTTAGGTTCAGAAGCGAACTCAGCAATTCAATTAGCAGAAATTTTGATTGGTCGCATGAATGCAATGCAGAAAAAGAGTTGGGATTTCTCTTCGCAAACAATAAATTCACAAATTAAAGAATTTAAAATGTTTTTTGACACAGTGCGCATAATTAGCATTCCTTGTAGAAATGTAGTTTCTTTTAAAGAAGATGGAACTCTTGTAGAAGTCGAACAAAATTGCTGTACGATTTGGCAACGCGAAAAAAAGTGTACAAATTGTACTTCTGCAAAAGCGATGGCTATTGAAGGAAATGCTTCTAAAATTGAGATTTTGGGCAAAAATATATTTTTCGTAAATTCTCAATACGCAAGAATCGACGGCAATCCTTATATCATAGAACTAATCGTAAAATTGGAAGGGCTGCAATTTTCTGGATACGATGAAAAAGCTAAATTTTTTGATAAACTTTCAGCGTTTAGCGATGAGATTTATATAGATTCTCTCACAAAAGTAAAAAATCGAAAGTATTATGATGAGCAAGTTTCGGCTCTGCCTTTTACAGCGGTTGCTTTTTTGGATATGAACAAATTTAAGGATATAAATGATACTTTTGGTCACAGAGAAGGCGATAGAGTTTTGCATGACGTTGCACTTGCAATAAAAAACAGTGTAAGAGATAGCGATATTGTCTGCCGCTATGGTGGAGATGAATTTGTAGTTTGCTTTAATAATATTTCCAGAGAAACTTTAAAAGACAGATTGGAAGATATTCAACAAAATGTGGGAAAAGTTACTTACGGCAAAGATGGAAAAACCTGTTGCAGTATTGGCATTGGGGCTTGCTACGGAACAGATAAAGCCGACAATTTGGTTTTAAAAGCGGACGAAGCATTATATAATTCAAAGAGTCTAGACAAAATCGTAATAGTGTAA
- a CDS encoding YkgJ family cysteine cluster protein — protein sequence MSEPFYKDGLNFGCKRCSFCCGHSPGFVYLSKRDLTVLCDFSKMKVEAFVAVYCRWATYYSGKQVLALKEQKNYDCIMWKNGCSCYEARPVQCSTWPFWSWIVESKYSWEDCAKDCPGMNNGRLWSFEEIEKNRKAYEQNTPITKEEVLILIENEKSVKNN from the coding sequence ATGTCAGAACCGTTTTATAAAGATGGACTAAATTTTGGATGCAAGCGCTGTTCTTTTTGCTGTGGGCATTCGCCAGGATTTGTTTATCTTTCAAAAAGAGATTTAACCGTGCTTTGCGATTTTTCTAAGATGAAAGTCGAAGCATTTGTGGCTGTTTATTGCCGATGGGCAACTTACTATTCTGGAAAGCAGGTTTTGGCTTTAAAAGAACAAAAAAATTACGACTGCATAATGTGGAAAAATGGCTGTTCTTGTTATGAAGCGCGCCCTGTGCAGTGTTCAACTTGGCCGTTCTGGTCGTGGATTGTTGAATCAAAATACAGTTGGGAAGACTGCGCAAAAGATTGTCCTGGAATGAATAACGGAAGGCTTTGGTCATTTGAAGAAATCGAAAAAAACAGAAAAGCCTATGAACAGAATACTCCAATTACAAAAGAAGAAGTTTTAATCCTTATCGAAAATGAAAAATCGGTGAAGAACAATTAA
- a CDS encoding SLBB domain-containing protein, with the protein MKIEKSRIIASLLAYVFIFQTIAFPANRILTSQENSEFNLRGDKIRDNAKNSNSDKIKSSTSNERATAVLTKDSAYMNSALAMSAKDYPVTAGDFYRLAFAAGTTPIDYTISVDSTYQIKIANLATINAAGKTFVELKRQVESIVNRNYPLSGVQFVLITPATFKVSIKGEVIESTEKQAWALSRLSSIIEDELTDYSSIRNIKIIASDGKEKFCDLFKAKREGDFSQDPYLRPDDTIVINRISKKVQITGSVERPGIYELNDDENFLALIKTYANGFKIGANKNSIEITRKTADSVIPEERIYLSKDYEQNDFVLQNFDKIYVPDRDERRAIVYLEGAISQKKDEKETNSVIPDETGIVTLTFDEGETYSSFFRKNREIFSKSADFKNCYIIREDEKIAIDAEDYIYKDKDKDNIKIVSYDKVIVPFRQYFVSVSGAVHSPGRYPYIPDRNVSYYIGLAGGFDTYKNSWDSVVLMDIKGNILKETDKIEPETTIIAKSNSFKFLFSNYAPIITVVLSSITTVISILAYTSK; encoded by the coding sequence ATGAAAATCGAAAAATCAAGAATTATCGCTAGCTTGTTGGCTTATGTTTTTATTTTCCAGACGATTGCTTTTCCTGCGAATCGCATTTTGACTTCACAGGAGAATTCTGAATTCAATTTAAGGGGCGATAAAATCCGCGATAATGCAAAGAATTCTAATTCGGATAAAATTAAATCTTCAACTTCGAATGAACGTGCCACTGCTGTATTAACGAAAGATTCAGCTTATATGAATTCTGCACTTGCGATGTCTGCAAAAGATTATCCTGTAACCGCAGGCGATTTTTATAGGCTTGCCTTTGCTGCTGGCACAACGCCAATCGACTATACGATTTCGGTGGATTCAACTTATCAAATAAAAATTGCAAATCTTGCAACGATAAATGCTGCTGGAAAAACTTTTGTGGAATTAAAGCGCCAAGTGGAATCGATTGTAAACCGCAACTATCCTTTAAGCGGAGTTCAGTTTGTTCTTATAACGCCTGCCACCTTTAAAGTAAGCATAAAAGGAGAAGTTATAGAATCGACAGAAAAACAAGCGTGGGCACTGTCGAGACTTTCTTCAATAATAGAAGATGAACTTACCGATTATTCTTCAATTCGTAACATAAAAATAATCGCTAGCGATGGAAAGGAAAAATTTTGCGACCTTTTTAAAGCAAAACGAGAAGGCGATTTTTCGCAAGATCCATATTTAAGACCAGACGACACAATCGTCATAAATAGGATTTCAAAAAAAGTTCAAATTACGGGTTCTGTAGAGCGACCTGGAATATACGAATTAAACGATGATGAAAATTTTCTTGCATTGATAAAAACTTATGCAAACGGCTTTAAAATTGGAGCGAATAAAAATTCAATCGAGATTACAAGAAAGACCGCAGATTCGGTAATTCCAGAAGAAAGAATTTATTTGAGTAAAGATTACGAGCAAAACGATTTTGTTTTGCAGAACTTTGACAAGATTTATGTTCCAGATAGAGATGAGCGCAGAGCAATAGTTTATTTAGAAGGCGCTATATCTCAAAAAAAAGATGAAAAAGAAACAAACAGCGTAATTCCCGACGAAACAGGAATTGTAACCTTAACTTTTGACGAAGGCGAAACTTATTCATCGTTTTTTAGGAAAAATAGAGAAATTTTTTCTAAATCTGCAGATTTTAAAAATTGTTACATAATTCGTGAGGACGAAAAAATAGCAATCGACGCAGAAGATTATATCTATAAGGACAAAGATAAGGACAACATCAAAATAGTTTCTTACGATAAAGTAATTGTTCCATTTAGACAGTATTTTGTAAGCGTTTCTGGAGCAGTGCATTCTCCAGGTCGCTATCCTTATATTCCAGATAGAAATGTCAGTTATTATATTGGGCTTGCAGGTGGTTTTGACACTTATAAAAATTCTTGGGATTCCGTAGTTTTGATGGACATAAAAGGAAATATCTTAAAGGAAACTGATAAAATTGAACCTGAAACGACGATAATTGCAAAATCAAATTCGTTTAAATTTTTGTTCAGCAATTATGCTCCAATTATTACAGTTGTTTTGAGTTCTATAACAACGGTTATTTCTATACTGGCATATACTTCAAAATAA
- a CDS encoding SemiSWEET family transporter: MSENKLKILGWIGTALSVTMYISYIPQIMNNLNGNKTIFLQPLAAAINCTIWVLYALLKDKKDYPLAAANAPGVIFGLIAAITAL, encoded by the coding sequence ATGAGCGAAAATAAATTAAAAATTCTCGGCTGGATAGGAACTGCGCTATCGGTTACCATGTACATATCTTATATTCCGCAGATTATGAATAATTTGAATGGAAATAAAACTATTTTTCTTCAGCCTTTAGCAGCGGCAATAAACTGCACGATATGGGTTTTATATGCGCTTCTAAAAGACAAAAAAGATTATCCACTTGCGGCAGCAAATGCTCCAGGCGTTATTTTCGGCTTGATAGCAGCAATTACCGCTTTATAA
- a CDS encoding Wzz/FepE/Etk N-terminal domain-containing protein, translated as MSEQKQEFDKNQNEEISLIDLLSVLLKRKVMIIIVTLCFIALAVLISIISLKLPPEKSFLPNMYTSSAYMLINDSNSSSGTLSSMLNSSGLGSLAGLAGINTGSSSSYSSLAGYLVKSNSFLDSVVKDFDILSDERFTKSKFPKSDSREFVKKMLSADMDKDTSVFKISCKNIDPAFAMKIVNYTVDWLSNKFDELGVDKNKIQKENLEKNLDSSYQEIIKLEDEVKKLANSTSYGGYGVPSVALASSKIQLELSAQREVYRQLKTQYELLKVQMQSETPVFQILERPEVPDKKSAPSRGKLCIIMTFAGFFISIFMAFLLNAIDSVKNDKEAMKKLRG; from the coding sequence ATGAGTGAACAAAAACAAGAATTTGATAAAAATCAAAATGAAGAAATCTCTTTGATAGATTTGCTTTCTGTTCTTTTAAAACGCAAAGTTATGATTATAATCGTTACGCTTTGCTTTATTGCTCTTGCTGTTTTAATCTCTATAATTTCGTTAAAACTTCCACCAGAAAAATCTTTTCTTCCAAATATGTATACTTCATCTGCATATATGCTTATAAATGATAGCAATTCTTCTTCGGGAACTCTTTCTTCCATGCTAAATTCTTCTGGGCTTGGTTCTCTTGCAGGACTTGCTGGAATAAATACAGGATCAAGTTCGTCTTACAGTTCTCTCGCAGGCTATCTTGTAAAATCTAATTCATTTTTGGATTCTGTGGTTAAAGATTTTGACATCCTTTCTGATGAAAGATTTACAAAATCAAAATTTCCAAAATCTGACAGTCGAGAATTTGTAAAGAAGATGCTTTCTGCGGATATGGATAAAGATACTTCTGTTTTTAAAATTTCTTGCAAAAATATCGACCCTGCTTTTGCAATGAAAATTGTTAATTATACAGTTGATTGGCTCAGCAATAAATTTGATGAGTTGGGAGTTGATAAAAATAAGATTCAAAAAGAAAATCTTGAAAAAAACTTGGATTCAAGTTATCAAGAAATTATAAAATTGGAAGACGAAGTTAAAAAGCTTGCAAATTCTACTTCTTACGGCGGATATGGAGTTCCATCTGTCGCTTTGGCAAGTTCAAAAATTCAGCTTGAACTTTCTGCTCAAAGAGAAGTTTACAGACAATTAAAAACGCAATATGAACTTTTAAAAGTCCAGATGCAAAGCGAAACTCCAGTCTTTCAGATTCTTGAACGTCCGGAAGTTCCAGACAAAAAATCTGCACCTTCGAGAGGAAAACTCTGCATAATAATGACTTTTGCCGGATTCTTTATTTCCATTTTTATGGCATTTTTATTGAATGCGATAGATTCTGTGAAAAACGATAAAGAAGCAATGAAAAAACTTAGAGGATAA
- a CDS encoding ANTAR domain-containing response regulator, with protein sequence MTWETYSVLVVAKDIKNSTLMHSILVQPTFEVIQTTDFNEARRLCSERVFNIVIVEFLDGSGTEFAIDISSHTSSILLIAPVQIFDQISYSVEPYGILTIKSPFDSFYFYNMIKIAVAVQYKVKLLSSQTIKLKEKMEEIRLVNRAKMLLMQKDGFTEQQAHRYIEKQAMDKSQKRLQIAEEIIKNYT encoded by the coding sequence ATGACTTGGGAAACATACAGCGTTCTTGTTGTTGCTAAAGACATAAAAAATTCAACTCTTATGCATTCAATCCTTGTACAGCCAACTTTTGAGGTTATTCAAACAACGGATTTTAACGAAGCACGACGACTTTGTTCCGAAAGAGTTTTTAACATCGTAATTGTAGAATTTTTAGATGGAAGCGGAACAGAGTTTGCAATCGACATTTCTTCGCACACAAGCTCAATTCTTTTAATCGCTCCAGTTCAAATTTTTGACCAAATAAGTTATTCTGTCGAACCTTACGGCATCTTGACGATAAAAAGCCCATTCGACAGCTTTTATTTTTACAACATGATAAAAATCGCAGTTGCAGTTCAATACAAAGTTAAGTTGCTTTCGAGCCAGACGATAAAATTAAAAGAGAAAATGGAAGAGATAAGGCTTGTAAACAGAGCAAAAATGCTTTTAATGCAAAAAGACGGATTTACAGAACAGCAAGCACATCGCTATATAGAAAAACAAGCGATGGACAAAAGCCAAAAACGACTTCAAATAGCAGAAGAAATAATAAAAAATTACACTTAG